Proteins co-encoded in one Verrucomicrobiota bacterium genomic window:
- a CDS encoding TolC family protein — protein sequence MEFGKQVGNFWLIVAAINSIHFAVHGQVDTKIDTYTLIDCLNTALEKNTNIRVSKQDLEEVKGLEIEARAVLYPRLDLGANLQMENEDLFEDEEIDRTAEEDPGFQEEWSVNLTLSHSIYSGGINRNQVAIAELEKEVAFIEFQEIINTELFLVKEAFYEVLLYSEEAKIQSDIIDLLSQEVVKQKRLFDAGRASKFDIVRTEVRLANEKPSFIEARTKLQIAAIDLAEAMGLRWVGGTDQLPLKVQGQLFCPELAYSLDELIERALSKRPEPLRFSKEIEIERRSAKIARASNIPRINAFVRGSLERDTSQEERTDPTQSDNQSFTDSQTEFSFGLLGVWNIFDGFRGKGAAEAAEARQRAAQIQLDDANRVIEFDVRRAYLRLRRAEGLVASQSGNVDKAREALDLVNKSLEAGRNDLFDVLQTTVDLNRALTTELRAKFAYHQALAELEQATFTRRLKVSNQSIIKQKEITPSEQTQ from the coding sequence ATGGAGTTCGGTAAACAAGTTGGGAATTTCTGGCTAATTGTTGCAGCAATAAATTCTATACATTTTGCGGTGCATGGACAGGTAGACACTAAAATTGATACGTATACTCTTATAGATTGTTTGAATACTGCACTTGAGAAAAATACGAATATACGCGTTTCAAAACAAGATCTTGAAGAAGTAAAAGGTTTAGAGATCGAGGCTAGAGCGGTTCTTTATCCAAGATTGGATTTAGGGGCAAACCTTCAAATGGAAAATGAAGATCTATTTGAAGATGAGGAAATAGACAGGACAGCTGAGGAAGATCCAGGTTTTCAAGAAGAATGGAGCGTTAATCTAACTCTATCGCATAGTATTTATTCTGGGGGTATCAATCGAAATCAAGTTGCTATTGCCGAGCTAGAAAAGGAAGTGGCTTTTATTGAATTTCAAGAAATTATTAATACAGAGTTATTTCTGGTCAAAGAAGCGTTTTATGAGGTTTTGCTCTACAGTGAAGAGGCAAAAATTCAGAGTGATATTATAGATTTACTTTCGCAAGAAGTTGTGAAGCAAAAAAGGTTATTTGATGCGGGTCGGGCTTCTAAATTTGATATTGTGCGAACAGAAGTTCGCTTAGCCAACGAAAAGCCTAGCTTCATTGAAGCACGAACAAAGTTACAAATTGCTGCTATAGATCTCGCGGAAGCCATGGGGCTGCGCTGGGTAGGAGGAACGGACCAGTTACCTTTAAAAGTTCAAGGACAACTCTTTTGCCCTGAACTTGCTTATTCACTGGATGAGCTAATAGAAAGAGCACTAAGTAAGAGACCTGAACCACTGCGATTTAGTAAGGAAATTGAGATTGAAAGACGCTCCGCAAAGATCGCAAGGGCGTCAAATATACCGAGGATAAATGCGTTTGTCAGAGGTAGCTTGGAACGTGATACAAGTCAGGAAGAGCGCACTGATCCTACACAGTCGGACAACCAAAGCTTCACAGATAGTCAAACAGAGTTTTCTTTTGGACTTTTAGGAGTATGGAATATTTTTGATGGGTTTCGTGGCAAGGGTGCGGCAGAGGCAGCCGAAGCTAGGCAAAGAGCAGCGCAGATCCAACTTGATGATGCCAATAGAGTCATTGAATTCGATGTCCGCCGAGCCTACTTAAGATTAAGAAGAGCCGAGGGTTTAGTTGCCTCACAGTCTGGAAATGTGGATAAGGCGCGAGAGGCGCTAGATTTGGTGAACAAGTCTTTAGAGGCGGGTAGAAACGATCTATTTGATGTCTTACAAACAACTGTAGACTTAAACAGGGCATTGACGACTGAGCTGAGGGCTAAATTCGCATACCATCAAGCACTTGCTGAGTTAGAGCAAGCAACGTTTACTAGACGCCTAAAAGTAAGTAATCAGTCAATTATTAAGCAGAAGGAAATAACACCCTCTGAGCAAACACAATAG
- a CDS encoding TolC family protein, with the protein MRNLDNNQMGFLLIFVMSCCMPYEIYAGYSWKDSVEMGLKHNAEIREAQQSIKEFMGQEMAAKSIFYPNGNLQALMFPPTNLNVSLNQGIFEPGAVPQVERAQAAVKAAEANVQLEILEFVIRSRVAFLEILFRERQIELQREFANKIKVQLNILPSLFEGGLVQKSDIKTMEVRYSLALTSVEEATWAWKQAIVDFADIIGSPKAKALLEKGVAGVLEPRFISLPSLEQLEQIAYENRHDLKVLDALLKTESKAAIVAAAGYYPTWSAYGSVDFNTELQNELEALNSFRNVDDDDSQKTSARIGTRLSWRLFDGFETTGRKKAANAIMLGVEELHKSIKRNISGEVAQAVRQYQDARKIYELLQTGIVEENSEQVKQAFLRNRITQVEVFISEEESFQAKRNELLALYNMELARVNLYAATGQLVKVIENKD; encoded by the coding sequence ATGAGAAATCTTGATAATAATCAAATGGGCTTCCTGCTTATATTTGTTATGTCATGCTGTATGCCGTATGAAATTTATGCAGGCTACTCGTGGAAAGATTCTGTAGAGATGGGCTTAAAGCATAATGCTGAGATCCGTGAAGCACAGCAGTCTATCAAGGAATTTATGGGTCAAGAAATGGCTGCAAAATCTATTTTTTATCCCAATGGAAATTTACAAGCACTCATGTTTCCTCCTACAAATCTTAATGTATCCTTAAACCAGGGAATTTTTGAGCCTGGAGCTGTCCCGCAGGTAGAGAGAGCGCAAGCTGCTGTTAAGGCAGCAGAAGCCAATGTTCAACTAGAAATTTTAGAATTTGTCATTCGCTCTCGAGTGGCATTTTTGGAGATTTTATTTCGAGAAAGACAGATCGAATTACAAAGAGAGTTTGCCAACAAGATCAAAGTTCAGTTGAACATCCTACCCTCTTTGTTTGAAGGGGGGCTTGTGCAAAAAAGTGATATCAAAACAATGGAGGTTAGGTATTCCTTAGCACTTACAAGTGTAGAAGAAGCAACTTGGGCGTGGAAGCAAGCAATCGTTGATTTTGCAGATATAATAGGTTCTCCTAAGGCAAAAGCCTTATTGGAAAAAGGAGTCGCTGGAGTGCTAGAGCCAAGATTTATAAGCTTACCTAGCCTCGAGCAATTAGAACAAATAGCTTACGAAAATAGGCATGATCTAAAGGTGTTGGACGCGTTGTTGAAAACTGAGAGTAAAGCGGCTATAGTCGCTGCTGCAGGTTATTATCCCACTTGGTCGGCCTACGGTAGTGTAGATTTTAATACGGAATTACAGAATGAGTTAGAGGCTCTAAACAGTTTCCGCAACGTAGATGATGATGACTCTCAGAAAACGAGTGCAAGAATAGGCACAAGACTATCTTGGAGGCTTTTTGATGGATTTGAAACAACTGGCCGGAAAAAAGCTGCTAATGCTATCATGTTAGGTGTTGAAGAGCTACATAAGAGTATTAAAAGGAATATATCTGGAGAGGTGGCCCAGGCTGTCAGACAATATCAGGATGCTCGTAAGATCTATGAACTATTACAAACGGGTATAGTAGAAGAGAATTCCGAGCAAGTAAAGCAGGCCTTCTTAAGAAATAGAATTACACAAGTTGAGGTCTTCATTTCGGAAGAAGAAAGCTTTCAGGCTAAGAGAAATGAACTGTTAGCGCTTTACAACATGGAGCTAGCCCGTGTAAACCTTTATGCTGCCACGGGGCAGCTAGTGAAGGTTATAGAAAACAAAGATTAG
- a CDS encoding efflux RND transporter periplasmic adaptor subunit — translation MEFKFINALMDKVKALPKLYTLGVGIGMVILLVLLILWPLLSPKELAEVGMVERNKATSVAYGTVRIEPVEERIVSSRVPGVLSKVFVKEGDQVREGDPLAHIGDENLEAELVTRKSAYEIARKKLELGPEGSEELRSKQNELKVDKALLDDAAISQVEYDRKKSEVEELIKRIQTLKLTLEDEFNTAQEAYETLKVKNEQSKIKSTLNGVILQEYAQVGEIVSALDPLFKIGSKEIQVKALIKEEDVGQVVPGKKARLNLYAYPNQKFNAVVKEVLPQPVQQDYGVLLQMDSVPLGIKNGMSGEVNIILGERENALIVPSRALRSGNEIFVVDNSKKVVLRKVTVGYRSIDQVEIRQGLEEGELVVLSDHDRYTPGDRVKPILR, via the coding sequence ATGGAGTTCAAGTTCATTAATGCGCTTATGGATAAAGTAAAGGCGCTACCTAAGTTATACACATTGGGTGTAGGTATAGGTATGGTGATATTGCTTGTGCTCTTAATCCTTTGGCCACTGCTCAGTCCTAAAGAACTTGCTGAAGTGGGGATGGTTGAGAGAAACAAAGCAACTTCAGTCGCCTATGGAACCGTTCGTATTGAACCTGTTGAAGAGAGAATTGTAAGTTCCCGGGTTCCTGGAGTTCTCTCAAAAGTTTTTGTGAAAGAGGGTGATCAAGTTAGAGAAGGAGATCCGCTAGCTCATATTGGGGATGAGAATTTAGAAGCTGAACTTGTAACCAGAAAATCAGCTTATGAAATCGCTAGAAAGAAGTTAGAATTAGGGCCGGAAGGTTCTGAGGAGCTTCGTTCAAAGCAGAATGAGTTAAAAGTTGATAAGGCTCTCCTTGATGATGCTGCTATCTCCCAAGTGGAATATGACCGTAAAAAATCAGAGGTTGAGGAGTTAATAAAAAGGATCCAAACGCTAAAGCTAACTTTAGAAGACGAATTTAACACCGCACAGGAAGCATACGAAACTCTTAAAGTGAAGAATGAACAGAGCAAAATCAAATCAACTTTGAATGGGGTTATCCTACAGGAGTATGCTCAGGTGGGTGAGATAGTTAGTGCTTTAGACCCGTTATTTAAAATTGGTAGTAAAGAGATTCAGGTAAAAGCTCTAATTAAGGAAGAGGATGTGGGACAAGTGGTGCCAGGTAAAAAAGCACGATTGAATTTGTATGCCTATCCTAATCAGAAATTTAATGCTGTGGTGAAAGAGGTTCTTCCGCAGCCTGTCCAGCAGGATTATGGAGTTTTGCTGCAGATGGATAGTGTGCCGCTAGGTATAAAAAATGGTATGTCAGGTGAGGTAAATATTATTCTTGGAGAGCGCGAAAACGCTTTGATTGTTCCCTCTAGGGCTCTGAGATCAGGTAATGAAATTTTCGTAGTCGATAACAGTAAGAAGGTGGTATTACGCAAAGTGACCGTTGGTTATCGTAGCATAGACCAAGTGGAAATTAGGCAAGGCTTAGAAGAGGGAGAGTTAGTGGTTTTGAGCGATCACGATCGCTATACGCCTGGTGATCGCGTCAAGCCTATCTTGAGATGA
- a CDS encoding ABC transporter permease has translation MNLPSVFFIALRFFIESKRSMFLSALGVVFGVAFFITGQAQTVGFQKFFIDTILGSKGAIIITDRFQQNFTNVLEGEGMVAVRNQQKRKYYQGITNAYQIMDTIMEYPNVVACAPIVEGNASMRAGFRNTVVVLFGIDLDAQRKATDFAAHITQGDLDDFREQPDSICIGELLRKDNSLRLGDYVYLMDVRGKPHRFKITCIYETGVNAIDEKRVYVGRRKAQSLLGKPGFTSSIMVKLENPDRAPQDAQAFEELLSHRSRSWQEREKGNMQIFKTLRISAGLGISFILLLAGFGIFNVLTMTVMEKVKEIAILRSMGYRKSDVTWIFLIQGFLVALLGIVCGWVMGTGLTALVSKIPVKIRGILKADHFIVDWSFEHYLMAALLAFISVFIAAVIPARRAANIRPVNILRGSAQ, from the coding sequence TTGAACCTTCCTAGTGTATTTTTCATCGCGTTACGCTTCTTTATAGAGAGCAAGCGATCCATGTTCTTGAGTGCTTTAGGGGTTGTCTTTGGTGTGGCCTTTTTTATTACTGGACAGGCGCAGACTGTAGGTTTCCAAAAATTCTTTATAGATACCATTCTAGGCAGTAAAGGGGCGATTATCATAACCGATCGATTTCAGCAAAATTTTACAAATGTGCTTGAGGGTGAAGGTATGGTAGCAGTCAGGAATCAGCAGAAGCGTAAATACTACCAAGGAATTACTAATGCTTATCAAATAATGGATACCATTATGGAATATCCCAACGTGGTGGCTTGTGCTCCGATAGTTGAAGGCAATGCCTCGATGAGGGCTGGCTTTAGGAATACGGTGGTTGTGCTCTTTGGTATTGATCTTGATGCGCAAAGGAAAGCCACCGATTTTGCTGCTCATATTACCCAAGGGGATCTGGATGATTTTCGAGAACAGCCGGACTCTATTTGTATTGGCGAATTGTTGCGTAAGGATAACTCTCTACGTCTCGGGGATTATGTGTACTTGATGGATGTGAGAGGTAAGCCTCATCGATTTAAAATTACTTGTATCTATGAGACGGGCGTTAACGCAATCGACGAAAAAAGGGTTTATGTGGGGCGCCGCAAGGCTCAAAGTTTGTTGGGTAAACCGGGTTTTACTAGCTCCATCATGGTGAAGTTAGAAAATCCTGATAGAGCTCCTCAGGATGCGCAGGCCTTTGAGGAGTTGTTATCACATCGTTCACGCTCATGGCAAGAGCGTGAAAAAGGCAATATGCAAATTTTTAAAACACTCCGTATCTCTGCCGGTTTAGGAATTTCCTTTATTTTGCTACTAGCTGGATTTGGTATTTTTAATGTTCTTACGATGACAGTGATGGAGAAAGTGAAGGAAATAGCTATTTTACGTTCGATGGGTTATCGAAAGTCAGATGTTACATGGATATTTCTAATCCAAGGTTTTTTGGTAGCCCTGTTGGGCATTGTTTGTGGTTGGGTGATGGGAACTGGGTTAACCGCACTGGTGTCAAAAATTCCTGTTAAGATCCGTGGTATTTTGAAAGCGGATCACTTTATCGTAGACTGGTCATTTGAGCATTACCTTATGGCTGCATTGCTAGCGTTTATTTCAGTATTTATTGCAGCTGTTATTCCTGCGAGAAGAGCGGCAAATATTCGCCCAGTAAATATTCTTCGGGGTTCAGCGCAATAG
- a CDS encoding sodium:alanine symporter family protein, producing MTELLKQINSIVWGPIMLVAILGTGFFLTVRLQFLPLRKLFYGFQQLWSGRKGRGEGNISPFNALMTSLSATIGTGNIAGVATAIAAGGPGALFWMWCTALVGMATKYAEAVLAVEYREVDKDGNYSGGPMYYIKNGLGKKWAWLGGIFAVFASIAGFGIGNSVQANSVADVLSSSFGITPLATGITLTLLVGLVLLGGIKWISEVAGKLVPIMAISYLLLGLIILCFQASRIPSSLQLIFTSAFNLEAAGGGFLGAAIWLAIRHGVARGVFSNEAGLGSAPIAHAAAHTDSPVRQGMIAMLGTFIDTILVCSITGLVIVTSGLWNNGETGASLSSAAFQSAFPELGKFTVSIGLAIFAFTTILGWSYYGEKCFTYLFGTKLNILFRLLWVVAIPIGATMQLDLAWLISDTLNALMAVPNLLALVLLAPVVVKLSTNYFQK from the coding sequence ATGACCGAGCTACTCAAGCAAATCAACAGCATTGTATGGGGTCCTATTATGCTTGTTGCTATCCTGGGAACAGGCTTCTTTCTAACAGTTCGTCTCCAATTTTTGCCCCTGCGTAAGCTCTTTTACGGTTTCCAACAACTTTGGTCAGGACGCAAAGGAAGGGGTGAAGGAAATATCTCTCCGTTCAATGCTTTGATGACGTCTCTTTCTGCAACAATAGGCACAGGTAATATTGCGGGCGTTGCCACAGCTATTGCAGCAGGTGGACCCGGAGCCCTCTTTTGGATGTGGTGCACAGCTCTGGTAGGTATGGCCACCAAGTATGCTGAAGCCGTTCTTGCAGTGGAATACCGAGAAGTCGACAAGGATGGCAACTATTCTGGAGGGCCCATGTATTACATCAAAAATGGTTTGGGCAAAAAGTGGGCATGGCTAGGAGGCATTTTTGCTGTATTTGCTTCAATCGCTGGTTTTGGTATTGGCAACTCCGTGCAAGCCAATTCCGTAGCAGATGTTCTAAGTTCCTCATTTGGCATCACACCACTCGCAACAGGTATTACCCTTACGCTACTAGTTGGATTAGTTCTCCTTGGCGGTATCAAGTGGATCTCAGAAGTAGCCGGGAAATTAGTCCCCATCATGGCAATATCCTACCTTTTGCTTGGACTGATCATCTTATGTTTTCAAGCCTCTAGGATTCCTAGCTCCCTACAACTCATATTTACCTCCGCCTTTAATCTCGAAGCTGCGGGAGGCGGCTTCCTTGGCGCAGCCATTTGGCTAGCTATACGCCATGGAGTTGCACGTGGCGTTTTCTCAAATGAAGCAGGTCTTGGCAGCGCTCCTATTGCTCACGCCGCCGCTCATACCGACAGCCCTGTTCGTCAGGGAATGATCGCGATGCTTGGCACTTTCATCGATACCATTCTTGTCTGCAGCATCACAGGACTCGTCATTGTTACTTCTGGCTTGTGGAACAATGGTGAAACCGGTGCCAGCTTATCCTCCGCAGCCTTCCAAAGCGCCTTTCCTGAGTTAGGTAAATTCACCGTTAGCATCGGCTTAGCCATTTTTGCCTTCACTACTATTTTGGGCTGGAGCTATTACGGGGAGAAATGTTTCACCTACTTGTTTGGAACTAAGCTCAACATACTATTTCGTTTGCTATGGGTTGTCGCCATACCCATAGGAGCAACCATGCAGTTGGACTTAGCTTGGCTAATATCGGATACACTCAACGCCCTGATGGCTGTACCAAATCTGCTTGCACTCGTACTGCTAGCTCCAGTTGTCGTAAAATTATCTACTAATTATTTTCAAAAGTAG
- the atpB gene encoding F0F1 ATP synthase subunit A — MVIIAAHSLKASALGPFEFFTNSTLFTLIVVGLMVLFVKLALNKVSIIPTRLQNFVEWVIELLYDMLEGIVGKHMIKKAFPLLSTVFLFILVANWSALVPGVGTVGFGEVRGEEFRIPEPLLRPSNADLNTTLSIALLFMVVWFWWSIQEVGWGGFLKHIFAPKGLDALTGVLKLFLTPLLVLVFLGVGLIEVVSIAFRPVSLSLRLYGNIFAGENLLWGMGGLGDTIGLEGNGAFIVSMLGSMPFYGMELLIGLIQAMVFMLLCAVYIKLSTTHDEH; from the coding sequence ATGGTAATAATTGCAGCACATAGTCTTAAAGCATCTGCACTTGGTCCGTTTGAGTTTTTTACGAATTCAACATTATTCACATTAATCGTAGTGGGTTTAATGGTATTGTTTGTTAAGCTAGCGTTAAATAAGGTTTCAATTATCCCAACCAGGTTACAGAATTTTGTCGAGTGGGTAATAGAGCTCTTGTACGACATGCTCGAAGGTATTGTTGGCAAGCATATGATCAAGAAAGCATTTCCGCTACTATCCACAGTCTTTTTATTTATTTTAGTGGCTAACTGGTCAGCACTGGTGCCAGGTGTGGGTACCGTCGGATTTGGAGAAGTCCGAGGCGAGGAATTTCGTATACCAGAGCCTCTATTGCGCCCTTCTAATGCGGACCTTAATACGACTCTTTCTATTGCGCTTTTATTCATGGTTGTATGGTTTTGGTGGAGTATACAAGAAGTAGGTTGGGGTGGCTTCCTGAAGCATATCTTTGCACCTAAAGGCTTGGATGCATTAACTGGTGTTTTGAAACTCTTCCTAACACCTTTGCTAGTTCTAGTATTTCTCGGTGTAGGCTTAATTGAAGTGGTTTCTATCGCCTTTCGACCGGTGTCCTTATCACTGCGACTGTATGGTAACATATTTGCTGGAGAAAATTTGCTTTGGGGAATGGGAGGTCTTGGGGACACAATAGGGTTAGAGGGCAATGGAGCTTTTATTGTTTCGATGCTCGGCTCCATGCCATTTTATGGAATGGAACTGTTAATCGGATTGATACAAGCCATGGTATTTATGCTGCTGTGTGCAGTTTATATCAAGTTATCTACAACTCACGATGAGCATTAA
- a CDS encoding ATP synthase F0 subunit C, with the protein MTLTNLVMMAAAGGAEGITGNIHVAVAALGSALGVGWVGSKAAEAVGRNPGAFGNILVMGILGMALAEAIVFYAIFLV; encoded by the coding sequence ATGACACTAACAAACTTAGTAATGATGGCAGCAGCTGGTGGAGCCGAAGGCATCACAGGCAATATTCATGTAGCAGTTGCAGCACTTGGTTCTGCACTTGGTGTAGGATGGGTTGGCTCAAAAGCTGCTGAGGCAGTAGGGCGCAATCCTGGAGCCTTTGGTAATATCCTAGTCATGGGTATCCTAGGCATGGCTTTAGCAGAAGCGATTGTCTTCTATGCAATCTTCCTTGTTTAA
- the atpF gene encoding F0F1 ATP synthase subunit B: MDQAIEIFDTFGIYPGRLLGQLLIWLILFFVLYRFAFKPILEVLEKRKNMVEESVNNAEKIKEELANAELASKKILSEAGQEAAKILEQTKAKSSKMGEKKIQKAVEQAEEIIAKAKEAADQDREKMMVELKKEVGHLVVLTTEKVLDKSLTPSDKTRLEKDAVSSIGKN, from the coding sequence ATGGACCAAGCAATAGAGATTTTTGATACGTTCGGCATTTATCCAGGTCGTTTACTTGGGCAACTATTAATATGGCTCATCTTATTTTTTGTGCTTTATCGTTTTGCCTTTAAGCCAATTCTAGAGGTTCTTGAAAAGCGAAAGAACATGGTTGAAGAGAGTGTAAATAATGCTGAGAAGATTAAGGAAGAACTTGCTAATGCAGAGTTGGCAAGCAAAAAGATACTCTCTGAAGCTGGGCAAGAGGCTGCCAAGATTTTAGAGCAGACTAAAGCTAAGTCCTCTAAAATGGGCGAGAAGAAGATTCAGAAAGCTGTTGAGCAAGCTGAAGAGATTATTGCTAAAGCAAAAGAAGCAGCTGATCAGGATAGAGAAAAGATGATGGTCGAACTGAAAAAAGAGGTTGGTCATTTGGTGGTGCTAACCACTGAGAAAGTTTTAGATAAAAGTCTCACCCCTTCAGATAAAACTCGTTTAGAGAAAGATGCTGTTAGCAGTATAGGCAAGAATTAA
- the atpH gene encoding ATP synthase F1 subunit delta, which produces MRINREARNVAKRLFKQCFIRKNLDENRVQKVVRALIDAKPRNHLAILERFRKLVQIEEAKNRAFVESARPLTSAKSYVQEELNKRFGSKISIKFVVKPELLGGTRIRVGSNVWDGSIKGRLNAISEAI; this is translated from the coding sequence ATGAGGATCAACCGCGAAGCTCGAAATGTTGCAAAGCGCTTATTTAAGCAATGCTTTATTCGTAAAAACTTGGATGAAAATAGAGTTCAAAAAGTGGTCCGAGCTCTTATAGATGCCAAACCCAGGAATCATCTTGCCATACTAGAGCGCTTTAGAAAGCTTGTGCAAATTGAGGAAGCTAAGAATAGGGCTTTTGTAGAGAGTGCACGTCCACTAACTTCTGCCAAATCTTATGTGCAGGAAGAACTAAACAAGCGTTTTGGAAGTAAAATAAGTATTAAGTTTGTTGTTAAACCGGAGTTACTTGGCGGAACACGAATAAGAGTAGGGAGCAATGTTTGGGATGGCAGTATTAAGGGACGATTGAATGCAATAAGCGAGGCCATATGA
- the atpA gene encoding F0F1 ATP synthase subunit alpha codes for MSTLLEDIEKQIGQAKASVTKTNVGTVREVTDGVAKIEGLSGVAYNEMIQFPNGTYGLALNLEETEVGAIVLGDYQDIKEGDEVKTTGKLLQIPVGKELLGRVVDPLGAPIDGKPAIKSKENYPLEKVAPGIIKRQSVSQPVQTGIMAVDAMIPIGRGQRELIIGDRATGKTTVAIDTIINQAKLNAEGERSKSKSFRPLYSIYVVIGQKRANLARILGVLEETGALKYTIVVAATASDSATAQYLAPFAGCAMGEWFMDNGMDALIVYDDLSKHAAAYRQMSLVLKRPSGREAYPGDVFYLHSRLLERSARLSEKAGNGSLTALPIIETQAGDVSAYIPTNVISITDGQIYLESDLFYQGIRPAINVGLSVSRVGSAAQIKATKQVAGKVKLELAQYRELQAFAQFASDLDAATKARLDRGARIVEVFKQPQYDPIPVEVQVAVMWSVQNGYFDDVEVDKVKDFQVKLMDYFKDMKSDILKSVKKEQKLTDDIQASLKSAVEEFKKTNS; via the coding sequence ATGAGCACGTTACTAGAAGATATAGAAAAGCAAATAGGCCAGGCAAAAGCCTCAGTTACCAAGACAAATGTCGGAACAGTTAGAGAGGTTACGGACGGAGTTGCTAAGATTGAAGGACTAAGTGGGGTTGCCTATAACGAAATGATTCAATTTCCAAATGGGACTTACGGATTAGCCCTAAACCTAGAAGAGACGGAGGTAGGTGCCATTGTCCTAGGTGACTATCAGGATATCAAAGAGGGAGACGAAGTCAAAACAACGGGTAAGCTTCTACAGATTCCTGTCGGTAAAGAATTGTTAGGCCGGGTAGTTGATCCTCTTGGTGCACCTATTGATGGCAAGCCTGCTATCAAATCTAAAGAGAACTATCCTCTTGAGAAAGTTGCGCCTGGAATTATCAAGAGGCAGTCGGTTTCACAGCCTGTGCAAACGGGTATCATGGCTGTGGATGCGATGATTCCTATCGGGCGTGGTCAGCGTGAGCTCATCATTGGTGACCGTGCTACCGGTAAAACAACTGTCGCCATAGATACCATTATCAATCAAGCTAAATTGAATGCTGAAGGCGAGAGATCCAAGAGTAAGAGCTTCCGCCCGCTTTATTCTATTTATGTCGTAATAGGTCAGAAGCGTGCAAATCTTGCTCGCATTCTGGGAGTTTTAGAAGAAACGGGTGCTCTAAAATACACGATTGTTGTTGCTGCTACCGCATCTGATTCTGCAACAGCACAGTACTTGGCCCCGTTTGCAGGTTGTGCCATGGGGGAATGGTTTATGGATAACGGGATGGATGCCTTGATAGTGTATGATGATCTATCTAAGCATGCGGCTGCTTATCGACAAATGTCACTAGTTTTAAAACGACCTTCAGGTCGTGAAGCTTATCCTGGTGATGTTTTCTACTTACATTCTCGCTTGTTGGAGCGCTCGGCCCGTCTCAGTGAAAAAGCTGGGAATGGTTCCCTAACCGCATTGCCTATCATTGAGACTCAGGCAGGTGACGTATCCGCCTATATTCCTACAAATGTTATCTCCATTACGGATGGACAGATTTATCTTGAAAGTGATCTTTTTTATCAAGGTATTCGCCCGGCGATCAACGTGGGCCTTTCAGTTTCTCGGGTTGGATCAGCAGCTCAAATTAAAGCAACCAAGCAGGTAGCTGGTAAAGTTAAGCTAGAGCTTGCTCAGTATCGAGAATTACAAGCTTTCGCTCAATTCGCATCAGACCTTGATGCAGCGACTAAGGCTCGACTAGATCGCGGTGCTCGCATTGTAGAAGTTTTCAAGCAGCCGCAATATGATCCAATCCCAGTAGAAGTTCAAGTGGCTGTGATGTGGAGTGTTCAAAATGGTTATTTTGACGATGTTGAAGTGGATAAAGTCAAAGATTTCCAAGTCAAATTGATGGATTACTTTAAAGATATGAAGAGCGATATTCTTAAGTCTGTTAAGAAAGAGCAAAAGCTAACGGATGATATTCAAGCTTCATTGAAGTCTGCGGTGGAAGAATTTAAAAAAACCAATTCATAA